A DNA window from Halostella litorea contains the following coding sequences:
- a CDS encoding cupin domain-containing protein yields the protein MSTATVAGAATRLDRGTVRPRTDGPDDTTMTDIQLHDLDANWSESTDDPLTLHESDDPTAETGTFVIEPGERVPAEGTTSHAGDEVSVILSGELEVVTEESRTVGANTLSVIPAGVEHYSVNHGPEPVRLVYTILGEL from the coding sequence GTGTCGACGGCGACCGTCGCCGGCGCGGCGACCCGCCTCGACCGCGGCACCGTTCGACCGCGCACCGACGGACCAGACGACACGACCATGACGGACATTCAGCTACACGACCTCGACGCGAACTGGAGCGAGAGCACCGACGACCCACTCACCCTGCACGAGAGCGACGACCCGACCGCCGAGACCGGGACGTTCGTCATCGAACCCGGCGAGCGCGTGCCCGCCGAGGGGACGACGAGCCACGCGGGCGACGAGGTCTCGGTCATCCTCTCGGGGGAACTGGAGGTGGTCACCGAGGAGTCCCGGACGGTCGGGGCGAACACGCTCTCGGTGATCCCGGCGGGGGTGGAACACTACTCGGTGAACCACGGCCCGGAGCCGGTGAGACTGGTCTACACGATCCTCGGGGAGCTATGA